In Puntigrus tetrazona isolate hp1 chromosome 23, ASM1883169v1, whole genome shotgun sequence, the DNA window ttGTCTGTGGATGactggttgttgttgttgtccaTGGGTCCGGGAATCAAGCGACTCATGAACAAATAACTATTGGTCAGAAGAGGGGTGTCACGGTGCTCTCGTCTCTGTTTAAGGTGATTTCTTCGCTTCAATCCAGTTCTCCGTGGTAGTGGCAAGGATCCAGACCCGGATTTCTTTAGAATGTGGCGGATGGAGATGCGGGACAGATCCTGAAGACTCCGCACCTCAAACATGACAGCTGGACAGCatgaaacatatttatttatatacaccaATCCTATTATCATTAGACtcaatatacacacaaaatctGGTAagatctaatattttattctcagCAACACTGCATTTGTTCGAttcaaaaaaagctattttctatttaacattttagttcCTGtaaaagcaaagctgaattttttttagcatctaTGACAGAAATAATCGTTGAAATCAATTTGTAATAAGGTAaatttttctgactttttttttcttgtatacTTTTAAACCATAGTGTGCAGTACTGTTCATATGTGCTATAGaagtgaaattgcattttttcatattaatataccaaaataaagaaaagaccACAATGatcaaatgtaataaagcaatataaaatacaataggTGACTTACGTATAGACACTGCTCTTGGTTTCCCATTTTCTCTGTGTTTAGGGAGCACAAGTGGTGCGAAAGAAACCGCTATTATCTTTCTCGTCTCCCATGTGTTATATCCCGTCCGAGTAATTTTGGTGAGCTAGAACAAATAAGAAATGCATAGGCATATATACATTTCACACACAATCTCCCCTGGATTACCTGAAACCAGATGTAATGCAAAATTGCCTATTATTCACCTTTTCTTCCAGGGGCAGTACTAAGATGCCGCCAACCTTCAACAGCTTCTTCATGTAGTCTTCATGTTCTCTCTGGACCCCTGCGCCGCAGTAAACCCTGTCATACTGTCTGCTTTCAGGGGCAATCTCCAGACAGTTGCCAACCACAAAGGAAGGCTCACAGAACTCAAatctaaaccaaaaaaatgatcAATCTCAGTCACTCATTTCTGCACATTACACTTTAAACAATGGAATGAAGTTGTTTTAATATAGAAGTAAAATCCCAAAAGTTACTACACCTGTCAAAACTATCATTTGTCTTGATGAAGAAGTCCAGCTTCTGATAAGCATATTCTATAACATCTTCGTGTAATTCCACACCATGATTCACACCAAATGGTCCTGGAAATATTCAGTGGAAAACATTCACTGATCAcatgtaaagaaatataaagaaaacccACTGGTGAGAGAGCAACAACGgggttaaatgttaataattcaaacgcattaaaaaaaaaaatcatttacttaccctgaTGTTGCTCTGAAgctgtgtaattatttttcttttcttgaacacaaaagaagatattttgaagaatgaagGTAACCAAACATGTTTAGTTCTCATTGATTTCCACAATGGAAGTCAGCGAGAATGGAACCTGTTTAGTTACCATTCTTCGAAATAACTTTGTGTTGCTCAGAAGAAAGAATACAGTTTTCGAACGTCACAGGAAGTAAATGATGCCAGAGCGTAATGAAAGCCTTCATATTCTCTATGAACTCACCTAGTATAAGTCCCACCATGGTGCTGAGGTAGCCTGTGCCACTGCCCAGGTTAAGAAAGGACAAGCCAGGCTGCAGGTCCAGAGCCTCCATCACCTCAGAGTAGATACAGGGTGCAGAGAGGTGGATGTTACCGTGTCTCCAGGCCAGATCCTTGTAGGCACTGTCGCGGAATTCTTCCAGATAGTAGTCAGCACGATCAATGGCCCTGAACGCATGTTCAACCAGATCTGAGCGAATGTACTGAGCCTCCTTCAGGTTGTCAATTAACTCGTCATTGTCCTCCCCAGCGCTGACTGCACCTCCCATTTTAGCTCTTTGTAGGGGTGAAGCACAGGATAAGAAAACGAAAGACATGTAAGT includes these proteins:
- the pcmtd2a gene encoding protein-L-isoaspartate O-methyltransferase domain-containing protein 2a isoform X1; this translates as MGGAVSAGEDNDELIDNLKEAQYIRSDLVEHAFRAIDRADYYLEEFRDSAYKDLAWRHGNIHLSAPCIYSEVMEALDLQPGLSFLNLGSGTGYLSTMVGLILEKKNNYTASEQHQGPFGVNHGVELHEDVIEYAYQKLDFFIKTNDSFDRFEFCEPSFVVGNCLEIAPESRQYDRVYCGAGVQREHEDYMKKLLKVGGILVLPLEEKLTKITRTGYNTWETRKIIAVSFAPLVLPKHRENGKPRAVSIPVMFEVRSLQDLSRISIRHILKKSGSGSLPLPRRTGLKRRNHLKQRREHRDTPLLTNSYLFMSRLIPGPMDNNNNQSSTDNEDEEEDCRRVCEQLEEKEENERRNEGSVLVIETPVNLLRERILSLPLPEPLKMYLLYYREK
- the pcmtd2a gene encoding protein-L-isoaspartate O-methyltransferase domain-containing protein 2a isoform X2 codes for the protein MGGAVSAGEDNDELIDNLKEAQYIRSDLVEHAFRAIDRADYYLEEFRDSAYKDLAWRHGNIHLSAPCIYSEVMEALDLQPGLSFLNLGSGTGYLSTMVGLILGPFGVNHGVELHEDVIEYAYQKLDFFIKTNDSFDRFEFCEPSFVVGNCLEIAPESRQYDRVYCGAGVQREHEDYMKKLLKVGGILVLPLEEKLTKITRTGYNTWETRKIIAVSFAPLVLPKHRENGKPRAVSIPVMFEVRSLQDLSRISIRHILKKSGSGSLPLPRRTGLKRRNHLKQRREHRDTPLLTNSYLFMSRLIPGPMDNNNNQSSTDNEDEEEDCRRVCEQLEEKEENERRNEGSVLVIETPVNLLRERILSLPLPEPLKMYLLYYREK